GGAGACGGCACCAGGTGTCCTCGGCGAACGCGTCGGAGCCGTCGACGACGACGCTGGGGCGGAACCGGCGCATGGGCAACGGTTCGGCCGGCGGGTCCTCGCCGCGCAGCAGCGCCTCCTCGACCACCCAGTCGTTCAGGCGGGCCAGCGACCCGGTGGTCGTGAGCAGCAGCGGGAACGCGTCGGCGAACGAGACGCGGTCGGCGGGCAGGCCGTAGGCGGGGTTCACCGGCCGCCGGGTGGGGTCGTCGAGCCAGACGAGGCGGACGTCGTGGTCGAGCAGCTTGCCGAACCAGGCGTCGGCGGCGGCGCTGGGCCGGACGGCGTCGAGGGTGTTCTTCCAGATCTGCACCGGCACGTACTCGTGCGTCCCGGTGGCGTCGACCTCCAGCGGCGCCGCGTGCGGGCCCTCCAGCCGGAGCCGCCCCCGTCCCAGCGGCGTGGCGGTGACGCTCAGCAGCGCCGGCCACACCCGCGCGGTGACGACGTAGCCGGCGTCGTCGACGACCATCCAGCGGCGGTCGTCGGCCAGCCCCCAGGGCTCGACCTCGGCCTCGGTGCGCGACTGCCCACGCGTCGACTTGACGGGGTAGATGTTCAGCTCGACGACGCGCACACGGCCAACGCTATCCGCTCGCCGCCGTGGCGACGACCTCACGGGCGGGGTCGTGCGGGACCGGCGACGCGGTGTCGACAAGCAGGTCGGCCCGCTCGCGGGTGCGCTCGGCCGCGAACAGCGCCTCCTCCTGACGGGCCCAGCGCGCCCAGTGCGGCCGGAAGCCGTCGCCGTCGCGCTCGAAACCGCGGGCCTGACGCAGGTCGTGCGGCGCGTCGACCCACAGCAGCAGCGACAGGTACGGCGCGCCGGGCGTGGACCCGCTGCCGCAGCCCTCGACGACGAGCACCGGCACGGCCGGGACGTCCACCCAGCCGGCCCAGCGGTCCGCCTGCCAGTCCCACCGCCGGTACCGCGCCGGACGGCCCTCGGCCAGCGGCCGCAGCACCTCGGCGGCGACGGCGGCAGCGGCGTGCGCGAGCCCGTCCCAGCCGGGGTAGAGGTCGTCCATGTGCAGCACGGGCGCGTCGTCGAGCCGCGCCGCCAGCCGCCCGGCCAGCGTCGTCTTGCCGGACCCGGCCGGCCCGTCGACGGCGACGACGATGGTGGCGCCGGCCCGGGGCGGCAGCGACCGGACCCGCGCCGCCAGGTCGTCGAACGTCAGAACCGGCACTAGAGGAACGTCTTGCCGTCCCCGCGGTACGTCGCGATGGTGTCGACCAGCCGCTCGCCGCGCACGAGGTAGTACTGGTCGAACCGCTCGGCCAGCTCGCCGGCCTTGCCGTGCCGGAACCAGACGCGGTCGCCGAGGGCGAGGTCGTCGGCGGGGGAGCCGAGCAGCGGCGTCTGCGCCTCGCCGGCGCCTTCGTCCTTGTCGAGCGTCAGGCCCTCGGGCAGCCACGGCACCGGCAGGCGGTCGTCGCCGGCGGCGCCGCTGGCGACGTAGCCGCCGCCCTGGACGGTGACGACGCCCGGCCCGGGCCGGCGCACCACCGGCACCGCGAAGAACGCCGCCGGACGCGGCGAGAAGCTGGTGTAGCCGTCGAACAGCCGCGGCGCCAGCAGCCCCGACCCGGCGGTGACCTCGGTGATGGACACGTCGGACACGGTGCGCTCGACCGAGCCGCTGCCGCCGCCGTTGACGAACTCGAGGTCGGCGAACTTGCGCACCGCCTCGACCGCCTCGACCCGCCGCTCGGACAGCTCGGCCCACGACCGCTTCTGCATGGAGCGCACCATGCGCCCGCGCCAGCCGCGCCCGGGCGGGGCGTCCTGGACGCCGGCGATCTGCGACTCGTAGCCCATGACGCCGACCAGCCGGAACCCCGGCCGCGACTGCACCGCGTGGGCCAGCCGGACGAGGTCGTCGACGGCGTGCAGCGGCGACCGCTTCGCCCCGACCCGCATGCGCCCGCCCAGCGGCTGCCAGGAGAGGTCCAGCTCGAGGCAGACCCGGATCTCGACCCGCCCGTCGGTCGGCGCCACGGCGTCGACGAGGTCGAGCTGCGCGACGTCGTCGACCATGAGCGTGATGCCGGCCGCCAGCTCGTCGTCGCCGGCCAGCCGGGCCAGGCCGCGGCGGTCGGCGGTGGGGTAGCCGACGACGACGTCGGAGCTGAGCTCGGTGCCCACGAGCCACAGCGCCTCGGACAGCGTCAGCGCCAGCACGCCGT
This Jiangella alba DNA region includes the following protein-coding sequences:
- a CDS encoding amino acid deaminase/aldolase; this encodes MASSRADLRHRLNTATAGFEAPLAAIDMEAWDVNAADLVRRAAGKPIRVASKSLRSRMLLRDVLGRDGFHGVLALTLSEALWLVGTELSSDVVVGYPTADRRGLARLAGDDELAAGITLMVDDVAQLDLVDAVAPTDGRVEIRVCLELDLSWQPLGGRMRVGAKRSPLHAVDDLVRLAHAVQSRPGFRLVGVMGYESQIAGVQDAPPGRGWRGRMVRSMQKRSWAELSERRVEAVEAVRKFADLEFVNGGGSGSVERTVSDVSITEVTAGSGLLAPRLFDGYTSFSPRPAAFFAVPVVRRPGPGVVTVQGGGYVASGAAGDDRLPVPWLPEGLTLDKDEGAGEAQTPLLGSPADDLALGDRVWFRHGKAGELAERFDQYYLVRGERLVDTIATYRGDGKTFL
- a CDS encoding MOSC domain-containing protein; this translates as MRVVELNIYPVKSTRGQSRTEAEVEPWGLADDRRWMVVDDAGYVVTARVWPALLSVTATPLGRGRLRLEGPHAAPLEVDATGTHEYVPVQIWKNTLDAVRPSAAADAWFGKLLDHDVRLVWLDDPTRRPVNPAYGLPADRVSFADAFPLLLTTTGSLARLNDWVVEEALLRGEDPPAEPLPMRRFRPSVVVDGSDAFAEDTWCRLRIGDVPFRAVKLCDRCVLTTIDPDTRARGKEPLRTLARHRRWDGKVWFGMNLVPDAPGLLSLGDAVEVTAG
- a CDS encoding uridine kinase family protein, encoding MPVLTFDDLAARVRSLPPRAGATIVVAVDGPAGSGKTTLAGRLAARLDDAPVLHMDDLYPGWDGLAHAAAAVAAEVLRPLAEGRPARYRRWDWQADRWAGWVDVPAVPVLVVEGCGSGSTPGAPYLSLLLWVDAPHDLRQARGFERDGDGFRPHWARWARQEEALFAAERTRERADLLVDTASPVPHDPAREVVATAASG